One genomic window of Manihot esculenta cultivar AM560-2 chromosome 16, M.esculenta_v8, whole genome shotgun sequence includes the following:
- the LOC110602929 gene encoding probable disease resistance protein At5g63020 isoform X1, with translation MILVFPVQQGNGKPIIEKRIILFIINCNVLISILTFAYVCYFFIDLKFLNFQLELSCSETRESTDMDVVTCIAGKIGELLVEPIGRQIGHFIHYRSNTVKLQEQVKILEGVRDDLQVSVDAAKRNGEVIRKEVQNWTSMVDGILSEANKLLEKASKVRFHNLATRYQLSRKAQEKTMEIEKQKNEGKFDRVSNPAPPPPLLFPSQEDIVIFESRERQVEEIMEALKDNKTNFIGIYGMGGVGKTTLVKQVVKRAQQDRLFPTIAMVVVSQTIEVKKIQDQIAERLGLKLDEANEQNRVSRLLARLKEENKVLIILDDIWARLDLATVGIPLGRDHASCKIIVTTRRKQVCDAMVDTRSETAKVIPINILSEKESWVLLKKNAGAEIESLTLNSFAKDILRECGGLPIALVTVGRAMRGRDPDEWQEAVRELRKSQPETIEGMDEDVYRCLQFSYTYLKDKKAKKVFNLCCLFPEDFNIRIEDLVRYGFGLKIFEDMRMEDARRSAHSIIKNLKDSCLLLGSDEEGCVKMHDVVRDVALSMASDYFVRDGVKKLEDWPDMEEMKRYTGISIMQNQVAQFPDVWDSPNLKILLMDIEKTDLVHLEEAMDMPATVLTGMKALQVFHRRDSSRKSYRAQSFRFLKIDFSQLSNLRTLMLQYYKIDTTPIGELKMLEILSLKNCQFRKPFNTIGKLTNLRLLDVEFSSLDGDSSSIFPIDAMSTLSRLEELYFLSFDMLRPPQFPFFLSFDMYPFFLFPRNFPSFDDLNITVLKTLSRLTTLTIHIQTIPEGFMFPELKVFKIRWGSRRRLRVKEKLINAFLSQVEGFNYLGLCGEFGGGSNITISSLVCMKPLMPRTNFLYLDSLEELKNINPCLLLGGLDALKILVIVNCPSFAYLMNAEEVLGRYALLPELEGLCFEDLDTFKALCNGELPSGTSLSMRKLKYLTFFRCPELLNIFTLPNPQQEFEQLQVVEEKGMKNISKGPTELLHLPKLQIVCINGCQKLKVIFPASIARGLEQLKELELEDCDQLEAVIAEREEEEKRIDKVVFSQLISIRLYKLYNLKAFCMDNLPLKWPTLEELSVDSCPKMKTFAASDGNQITPKLKEIKINTNYIEFDGTNLNTIMKYHNKEEIQAMNN, from the exons AGTAACACTGTGAAACTCCAGGAGCAAGTTAAAATACTTGAAGGGGTGAGGGATGACTTGCAGGTATCTGTTGATGCAGCAAAGAGGAATGGTGAGGTGATCAGAAAAGAGGTTCAGAATTGGACATCAATGGTTGATGGGATTCTATCAGAGGCTAACAAACTTCTTGAAAAGGCTTCCAAAGTAAGGTTTCATAATTTGGCTACACGCTATCAGCTAAGCAGGAAAGCACAAGAGAAAACAATGGAAATTGAAAAACAGAAAAATGAAGGCAAGTTTGATAGAGTTTCCAATCCTGCACCTCCGCCACCATTATTGTTTCCATCTCAAGAAGATATTGTGATTTTCGAAAGCAGAGAACGACAAGTAGAGGAGATTATGGAGGCCTTGAAGGACAACAAAACCAACTTCATTGGGATATACGGAATGGGAGGGGTGGGTAAAACTACCCTGGTGAAACAAGTTGTTAAAAGGGCTCAACAAGACAGGCTGTTTCCTACTATTGCAATGGTTGTGGTGTCACAAACCATTGAAGTGAAAAAGATTCAAGACCAGAtagcagagaggttgggtttgaaaTTAGATGAGGCTAACGAACAAAATCGAGTAAGCCGGTTGCTGGCTAGATTGAAGGAAGAGAACAAAGTGCTCATTATCTTGGATGATATTTGGGCTAGACTCGATCTTGCAACTGTGGGCATTCCACTTGGCCGTGATCATGCAAGTTGCAAAATTATTGTCACAACACGTCGTAAACAAGTGTGTGACGCTATGGTCGACACAAGGAGTGAGACTGCAAAAGTCATCcctattaatattttatctgaAAAAGAATCATGGGTCTTGCTTAAAAAGAATGCAGGCGCTGAGATTGAGTCTCTGACTTTGAATTCTTTTGCAAAAGATATTCTCAGAGAATGTGGAGGCTTGCCTATAGCTCTTGTAACAGTGGGAAGGGCAATGAGAGGCAGAGATCCTGATGAATGGCAAGAGGCAGTTAGAGAGCTAAGGAAATCACAGCCAGAAACCATTGAAGGGATGGATGAAGATGTGTACAGATGTCTTCAGTTCAGCTATACTTACCTGAAAGATAAGAAAGCCAAGAAAGTTTTCAATTTATGTTGTTTATTTCCTGAGGATTTTAACATCCGTATAGAAGACCTGGTAAGATATGGGTTTGGACTGAAAATATTTGAAGATATGAGAATGGAGGATGCAAGACGAAGTGCTCATTCCATCATAAAAAATCTCAAAGATTCTTGTTTATTATTGGGAAGTGATGAGGAAGGCTGCGTAAAAATGCATGATGTCGTGCGTGATGTTGCCTTATCAATGGCATCAGATTATTTTGTTAGAGATGGTGTCAAAAAGTTGGAGGATTGGCCAGATATGGAAGAGATGAAGCGTTATACTGGCATCTCAATAATGCAAAATCAGGTTGCTCAATTTCCCGATGTTTGGGATAGCCCAAATCTCAAGATATTATTGATGGATATTGAAAAAACTGATTTAGTTCATTTGGAGGAGGCGATGGACATGCCAGCAACGgtcttgacagggatgaaagcccttcaagtttttcatcGGAGAGATAGTAGTAGGAAAAGTTATAGAGCACAATCTTTTCGGTTCTTGAAAATAGATTTTAGTCAATTAAGCAATCTTCGGACGTTGATGCTTCAGTATTATAAGATTGACACCACTCCAATTGGGGAGCTGAAGATGCTTGAAATTCTCAGCTTGAAGAATTGTCAGTTCCGAAAGCCATTCAATACAATAGGGAAGTTGACTAATCTAAGGTTACTGGATGTGGAATTTTCTTCTCTTGATGGCGACTCTTCTTCCATATTTCCAATCGATGCTATGTCTACTCTGTCCCGATTAGAAGAATTGTACTTCCTTTCTTTTGATATGTTAAGACCCCCACAGTTCccatttttcctttcttttgatATGTAcccatttttcctttttccacGTAATTTTCCATCCTTCGATGACTTGAACATAACAGTTTTGAAAACCCTTTCTCGCTTGACCACCCTTACAATTCACATTCAAACCATTCCCGAAGGCTTTATGTTCCCAGAGTTGAAGGTTTTCAAAATTCGTTGGGGAAGCCGGAGACGCCTTAGAGTAAAAGAAAAGCTGATTAATGCATTTTTATCTCAAGTTGAAGGATTTAATTATTTGGGTCTTTGTGGTGAATTCGGGGGCGGGAGTAATATCACAATTTCATCACTAGTTTGTATGAAGCCATTAATGCCAAGAACAAATTTTCTGTATTTAGATTCACTTGAGGAGTTAAAGAATATCAATCCTTGCTTATTGTTAGGTGGTTTAGATGCTTTGAAGATACTAGTGATTGTCAATTGTCCTAGTTTCGCTTACTTGATGAACGCTGAAGAGGTTCTTGGAAGGTATGCTTTGTTGCCGGAACTGGAAGGACTGTGTTTTGAGGATTTGGACACCTTCAAAGCATTATGCAATGGTGAACTACCTTCTGGAACTTCCTTGTCTATGAGGAAGCTCAAATACTTGACCTTTTTTAGATGTCCAGAATTGTTGAATATTTTCACTTTACCCAATCCACAGCAAGAATTCGAGCAGCTCCAAGTTGTTGAAGAGAAAGGAATGAAGAACATATCGAAGGGCCCCACTGAGTTGTTGCATCTGCCCAAGCTACAAATCGTATGCATTAATGGGTGCCAGaaattaaaagttatatttccTGCTTCTATTGCTCGAGGACTAGAGCAGCTGAAAGAACTTGAATTAGAAGACTGTGATCAATTAGAAGCAGTTATTGCAGAAagggaagaagaggaaaagaggATTGACAAAGTGGTGTTCTCTCAATTAATAAGCATTAGGTTATACAAGCTTTACAATCTTAAAGCTTTTTGCATGGATAACTTACCTTTGAAATGGCCAACCTTGGAAGAGTTATCTGTGGATTCTTGCCCTAAAATGAAGACATTCGCGGCTTCTGATGGAAACCAGATTACACCGAAGTTGAAGGAGATCAAAATAAATACCAATTACATAGAGTTTGATGGAACAAATTTAAACACAATTATGAAATATCACAACAAAGAGGAA ATCCAAGCGATGAACAACTGA
- the LOC110602929 gene encoding probable disease resistance protein At5g63020 isoform X2 gives MDVVTCIAGKIGELLVEPIGRQIGHFIHYRSNTVKLQEQVKILEGVRDDLQVSVDAAKRNGEVIRKEVQNWTSMVDGILSEANKLLEKASKVRFHNLATRYQLSRKAQEKTMEIEKQKNEGKFDRVSNPAPPPPLLFPSQEDIVIFESRERQVEEIMEALKDNKTNFIGIYGMGGVGKTTLVKQVVKRAQQDRLFPTIAMVVVSQTIEVKKIQDQIAERLGLKLDEANEQNRVSRLLARLKEENKVLIILDDIWARLDLATVGIPLGRDHASCKIIVTTRRKQVCDAMVDTRSETAKVIPINILSEKESWVLLKKNAGAEIESLTLNSFAKDILRECGGLPIALVTVGRAMRGRDPDEWQEAVRELRKSQPETIEGMDEDVYRCLQFSYTYLKDKKAKKVFNLCCLFPEDFNIRIEDLVRYGFGLKIFEDMRMEDARRSAHSIIKNLKDSCLLLGSDEEGCVKMHDVVRDVALSMASDYFVRDGVKKLEDWPDMEEMKRYTGISIMQNQVAQFPDVWDSPNLKILLMDIEKTDLVHLEEAMDMPATVLTGMKALQVFHRRDSSRKSYRAQSFRFLKIDFSQLSNLRTLMLQYYKIDTTPIGELKMLEILSLKNCQFRKPFNTIGKLTNLRLLDVEFSSLDGDSSSIFPIDAMSTLSRLEELYFLSFDMLRPPQFPFFLSFDMYPFFLFPRNFPSFDDLNITVLKTLSRLTTLTIHIQTIPEGFMFPELKVFKIRWGSRRRLRVKEKLINAFLSQVEGFNYLGLCGEFGGGSNITISSLVCMKPLMPRTNFLYLDSLEELKNINPCLLLGGLDALKILVIVNCPSFAYLMNAEEVLGRYALLPELEGLCFEDLDTFKALCNGELPSGTSLSMRKLKYLTFFRCPELLNIFTLPNPQQEFEQLQVVEEKGMKNISKGPTELLHLPKLQIVCINGCQKLKVIFPASIARGLEQLKELELEDCDQLEAVIAEREEEEKRIDKVVFSQLISIRLYKLYNLKAFCMDNLPLKWPTLEELSVDSCPKMKTFAASDGNQITPKLKEIKINTNYIEFDGTNLNTIMKYHNKEEIQAMNN, from the exons AGTAACACTGTGAAACTCCAGGAGCAAGTTAAAATACTTGAAGGGGTGAGGGATGACTTGCAGGTATCTGTTGATGCAGCAAAGAGGAATGGTGAGGTGATCAGAAAAGAGGTTCAGAATTGGACATCAATGGTTGATGGGATTCTATCAGAGGCTAACAAACTTCTTGAAAAGGCTTCCAAAGTAAGGTTTCATAATTTGGCTACACGCTATCAGCTAAGCAGGAAAGCACAAGAGAAAACAATGGAAATTGAAAAACAGAAAAATGAAGGCAAGTTTGATAGAGTTTCCAATCCTGCACCTCCGCCACCATTATTGTTTCCATCTCAAGAAGATATTGTGATTTTCGAAAGCAGAGAACGACAAGTAGAGGAGATTATGGAGGCCTTGAAGGACAACAAAACCAACTTCATTGGGATATACGGAATGGGAGGGGTGGGTAAAACTACCCTGGTGAAACAAGTTGTTAAAAGGGCTCAACAAGACAGGCTGTTTCCTACTATTGCAATGGTTGTGGTGTCACAAACCATTGAAGTGAAAAAGATTCAAGACCAGAtagcagagaggttgggtttgaaaTTAGATGAGGCTAACGAACAAAATCGAGTAAGCCGGTTGCTGGCTAGATTGAAGGAAGAGAACAAAGTGCTCATTATCTTGGATGATATTTGGGCTAGACTCGATCTTGCAACTGTGGGCATTCCACTTGGCCGTGATCATGCAAGTTGCAAAATTATTGTCACAACACGTCGTAAACAAGTGTGTGACGCTATGGTCGACACAAGGAGTGAGACTGCAAAAGTCATCcctattaatattttatctgaAAAAGAATCATGGGTCTTGCTTAAAAAGAATGCAGGCGCTGAGATTGAGTCTCTGACTTTGAATTCTTTTGCAAAAGATATTCTCAGAGAATGTGGAGGCTTGCCTATAGCTCTTGTAACAGTGGGAAGGGCAATGAGAGGCAGAGATCCTGATGAATGGCAAGAGGCAGTTAGAGAGCTAAGGAAATCACAGCCAGAAACCATTGAAGGGATGGATGAAGATGTGTACAGATGTCTTCAGTTCAGCTATACTTACCTGAAAGATAAGAAAGCCAAGAAAGTTTTCAATTTATGTTGTTTATTTCCTGAGGATTTTAACATCCGTATAGAAGACCTGGTAAGATATGGGTTTGGACTGAAAATATTTGAAGATATGAGAATGGAGGATGCAAGACGAAGTGCTCATTCCATCATAAAAAATCTCAAAGATTCTTGTTTATTATTGGGAAGTGATGAGGAAGGCTGCGTAAAAATGCATGATGTCGTGCGTGATGTTGCCTTATCAATGGCATCAGATTATTTTGTTAGAGATGGTGTCAAAAAGTTGGAGGATTGGCCAGATATGGAAGAGATGAAGCGTTATACTGGCATCTCAATAATGCAAAATCAGGTTGCTCAATTTCCCGATGTTTGGGATAGCCCAAATCTCAAGATATTATTGATGGATATTGAAAAAACTGATTTAGTTCATTTGGAGGAGGCGATGGACATGCCAGCAACGgtcttgacagggatgaaagcccttcaagtttttcatcGGAGAGATAGTAGTAGGAAAAGTTATAGAGCACAATCTTTTCGGTTCTTGAAAATAGATTTTAGTCAATTAAGCAATCTTCGGACGTTGATGCTTCAGTATTATAAGATTGACACCACTCCAATTGGGGAGCTGAAGATGCTTGAAATTCTCAGCTTGAAGAATTGTCAGTTCCGAAAGCCATTCAATACAATAGGGAAGTTGACTAATCTAAGGTTACTGGATGTGGAATTTTCTTCTCTTGATGGCGACTCTTCTTCCATATTTCCAATCGATGCTATGTCTACTCTGTCCCGATTAGAAGAATTGTACTTCCTTTCTTTTGATATGTTAAGACCCCCACAGTTCccatttttcctttcttttgatATGTAcccatttttcctttttccacGTAATTTTCCATCCTTCGATGACTTGAACATAACAGTTTTGAAAACCCTTTCTCGCTTGACCACCCTTACAATTCACATTCAAACCATTCCCGAAGGCTTTATGTTCCCAGAGTTGAAGGTTTTCAAAATTCGTTGGGGAAGCCGGAGACGCCTTAGAGTAAAAGAAAAGCTGATTAATGCATTTTTATCTCAAGTTGAAGGATTTAATTATTTGGGTCTTTGTGGTGAATTCGGGGGCGGGAGTAATATCACAATTTCATCACTAGTTTGTATGAAGCCATTAATGCCAAGAACAAATTTTCTGTATTTAGATTCACTTGAGGAGTTAAAGAATATCAATCCTTGCTTATTGTTAGGTGGTTTAGATGCTTTGAAGATACTAGTGATTGTCAATTGTCCTAGTTTCGCTTACTTGATGAACGCTGAAGAGGTTCTTGGAAGGTATGCTTTGTTGCCGGAACTGGAAGGACTGTGTTTTGAGGATTTGGACACCTTCAAAGCATTATGCAATGGTGAACTACCTTCTGGAACTTCCTTGTCTATGAGGAAGCTCAAATACTTGACCTTTTTTAGATGTCCAGAATTGTTGAATATTTTCACTTTACCCAATCCACAGCAAGAATTCGAGCAGCTCCAAGTTGTTGAAGAGAAAGGAATGAAGAACATATCGAAGGGCCCCACTGAGTTGTTGCATCTGCCCAAGCTACAAATCGTATGCATTAATGGGTGCCAGaaattaaaagttatatttccTGCTTCTATTGCTCGAGGACTAGAGCAGCTGAAAGAACTTGAATTAGAAGACTGTGATCAATTAGAAGCAGTTATTGCAGAAagggaagaagaggaaaagaggATTGACAAAGTGGTGTTCTCTCAATTAATAAGCATTAGGTTATACAAGCTTTACAATCTTAAAGCTTTTTGCATGGATAACTTACCTTTGAAATGGCCAACCTTGGAAGAGTTATCTGTGGATTCTTGCCCTAAAATGAAGACATTCGCGGCTTCTGATGGAAACCAGATTACACCGAAGTTGAAGGAGATCAAAATAAATACCAATTACATAGAGTTTGATGGAACAAATTTAAACACAATTATGAAATATCACAACAAAGAGGAA ATCCAAGCGATGAACAACTGA
- the LOC110602932 gene encoding uncharacterized protein LOC110602932 — MIENDGADSYSAGTTRWTRSEAEEEEHRLEKKPRQEEKNVDQKLQELREQLLAELRLKDQDQTLLPTSSPFSKWVQQETVPKKFMIPPMAAYDGAGNPREHVLNYKTFMELQTLSDALMCKVFPTTLSGPARAWFNNLESGSINSFGDLATRFISRFIAGVPADRKTSYLEMIRQKRDESLREYVARFNTEALQILELDEGRAVEAMQKGTTLAEFFGSLSRKPSTSLAELMKRAEKYIRQDDALTTSRFARGAIDKGKILEDQRPEKHEKKHGRRPEPYKHPWERRNQKPLPPGSQSRSHSLHGSQRSRPHSTLLEPKCSWLSKIKSSFNGPGL; from the coding sequence ATGATCGAAAATGATGGGGCTGATAGTTATTCCGCCGGAACAACTAGGTGGACGAGGAGTGAAGCGGAGGAGGAAGAACACCGCCTGGAGAAAAAGCCCAGGCAGGAGGAGAAGAacgtagaccaaaagctgcaggaactgagagagcagctcttagCTGAGTTGAGATTGAAGGATCAGGATCAAACTCTCCTacccacctcttcacccttctcgaagtgggtgcagcaggagactgttcccaagaagtttatgatacCACCAATGGCGGCCTATGACGGAGCCGGAAATCCCCgggagcatgtcttgaactataaaactttcatggagctgcaaaccttgtcggatgccttgatgtgcaaggtattcccaacgacgctctcggggccagcacgggcgtggtttAATAATCTCGAGTCCGGAAGCATCAACAGCTTTGGAGacctggccactcgcttcatcagccggtttatcgccggggtgcctgcagataggaagacgagctatctggagaTGATCCGGCAAAAGAGAGATGAATCGCTCAGGGAGTACGTCGCTCGTTTCAACacagaggccctgcagattctcgagctcgatgagggaagggcggtagaagccatgcagaaggggacgaccttgGCCGAGTTCTTCGGCTCTTTGAGTAGGAAGCCttcgacctcactggccgaacTAATGAAACgggcggagaagtatataaggcaggatgatgccttaacAACAAGCAGGTTCGCTAGAGGAGCGATTGATAAAGGGAAAATCCTGGAGGATCAAAGGCCAGAAAAGCACGAGAAGAAACATGGCAGAAGGCCTGAGCCATACAAACATCCCTGGGAGCGAAGGAACCAGAAGCCTCTCCCCCCGGGGTCCCAGAGCAGAAGTCACTCCCTCCATGGGTCCCAAagaagccgaccccactcaacgcttctagagccgaagtgctcatggctgtccaaaaTAAAGAGTTCTTTCAATGGCCCAGGCCTATGA